In Sesamum indicum cultivar Zhongzhi No. 13 linkage group LG1, S_indicum_v1.0, whole genome shotgun sequence, the sequence GTTGACAATTCTTCTTTGTTTAGCATGATTTGACTGACAAAATggtaaattgaaaataaccTAAGATGATTCATCGATTTTGTACAGTTGATGGAGATGTCTAATGAGCACAAccttgtgtttttcttttggctTCCTCTTTCTCTGTTCATGCTTTGAAGTAGAAAAATCGGGTCGGCATCTCCTATTAAGTAGTATGAGTACAATTAATATGCGTAAAATTTTGGTAAAGCTTGGGATCTGCAGAGCTGTTTGACTTTTTCTCCTTGTTGCTTATGTTTTTCATGTTGCAAGTAGATATACGGACATGTAATTCTTAATCCTTCCACTATGTTTTGGAGCTCTGCATGTAAATTAAATGagtattcttgaaaattgGGGATACCTATCAGTTGTATTGATAATGCAGATACTAAATTGGATGTTGAAAAACAGACAACAAAGACTCAAACTACTTGAGACATGCTATTTGATGTGGGACTAGATGTTGAGTTTAAAGGCAATCATTTAACTAGAAAATTGTTGAACAAGTGAATAAAAATCTGCCAGCACTATTTCTATTTGATATAGTCAGAACAAGAATTTAGTATGAATCAGGCATAATTGAAGGagaaaactaaatatatatattcagctGGCTTGGAAATTATTTGGTTTAgatccttattatttaatttgggtTGAAGATATTGTGCATGAACTATACAATTGTTCGGTTGGATCCAGTCCACTACATAGTATTTTTCCGAATCCTCTCTGTTCTTTCACCTGATTAAAGATttgaaaagaaacaattaCTGATCATTTTTAGGTTTTTGATGGTGTTGATCAGAAATTcaatggaagaaaaagaggagAACAAGTACAGCATAATTGTTCCCACCTACAATGAGCGCCTCAACATTGCGCTCATTGTTTACCTTATATTTAAGCACCTCCAGTGAGTATTGCTCTCTGTTTCTCTCTGTCTGTGTCACAATAATACACACAaacactcacactcacactcacatatacatatatatatatatatataaatgtgtgtgtgtgtgtatattaactttttatgttttttattctGCAATTTCCTTAGATTTCCAGAGGCTGCTCATTGTTCGTTAGATATTAGAATCTGTTTTGTTCCCAACTATtgtgaagagagagaaaggaggaaaagaaagaataaagtaaaataaaattgtattgatGTTAGGGGGATAGATTCACATAATACTGAAGAGGAAATTTGACACCAAATTGCTTAGGGGGGATagatcttttatattattgtttggGGGGATGGGGTGAAGTGGTCTTCATGTCTTATAAAGTATGCATGGTAGAGGGAATTTCACACAACATGCAGTTAGGGGgtcaaaatgtattttacaattttttttgtgtggcTGAAATGGATCGAGAGTTTGAAATAATCATTTTGGTTCTCTCCTTTGCACATGTTGGACTTCCTCACTTTTTATgactcttttcttcttttggatCAGGAAtgtcaattttgaaataatagtAGTGGATGATGGGAGTCCAGATGGAACCCAGGAGATTGTCAAACAACTGCAGCAAGCATATGGGGAAGCCTGTATTGTAAGCTTTTAGGActtaatttactcatttttgtAGTTTATGACATCAAATCTCTAGCTCTTATTGCTGTATGTTTTACTCATGGTGCTGTGGTAATGCAGTTGTTGAGACCTAGACCTAAGAAGCTTGGCTTGGGTATGTTTTCAGTCATCCTCTACTTTGAAAGATCATGGTGAAATATCTTAAGGTTTTACATTGCAGGTACGGCTTACATGCATGGTCTGAAGCATGCGACTGGAAATTTTGTTGTGATAATGGATGCTGACTTATCCCACCATGTAAGTTTCTGGCTTCAAATGCATAAAAACACAGAATTTGTTCATATCATCTTACTTTTTAGATTGTGAGAACCTATGATTTCCATACTCTCTGAAAGTATTGCACCCAATCCTCTTTAATGttctaatttataaaagaagcaaaatatttttgtagtatGAAATTCAGATCCTAAGGGCCAAGGCTGACAGCTTTACGGATCTTGTTAATAATGTGAAGAAAaccaaaaaggaaagaagaaaaggatattTCATCAGATTTTTCTAATCAAGATGACTTGGAAAATGATGGTCACTTTTATTCAAACGTCATGACTACTTGTACTGAAGTTTCCCTCTTCATTTATTTACTCTTTTAAATATGCAAtacttcttttcttcattccCATTTGAGCTGAGTTCTCTTTTTCATGTTCTGTCACAGCCGAAATACCTACCGAGCTTTATAAagtaagtatatttttattgaagtgCTGGATTTTCATGAACTTGGTGCTTGACTACTCATACTAGGTGAAAACTGTTTTTGAGTTCAGGAAACAGAGAGAGACAGGTGCAAGCATAGTTACTGGAACTCGATATGTTAAAGGGGGTGGGGTGCATGGGTGGAATCTGATGCGTAAATTGACAAGCAGGGGAGCAAATGTCCTTGCGCAAACACTTCTTTGGCCAGGTGTATCAGACTTAACAGGATCATTCCGGTATTGCTCAACTCTGCACCTGCCATAATAGTTTCTCCCTTTCAGATACCACCTTAAGTTTGATATTCCCTTCTGATTTGAAGGCTTTACAAGAAATCTGTGCTTGAAGATGTTATAAGCTCATGTGTGAGCAAGGGGTATGTTTTCCAGATGGAGATGATTGTTAGAGCCTCAAGAAAGGGTTACCACATTGAAGAGGTAACTACAATTTCCTATATCTACTTAGGAAGGTGATACGAATGAGTATGAACGTAACGGTGCAAATTTTATCACAGAAGAAACGGAAATATTGATTCATGGTAAACATCAAGTCCACTAGAATGAAGAGCATGTAACGTACCAACTTTGGAAAACTGACCCTAGAAGTCGATTTCAGGACTACCTAATACTTGTTAGTAGACTCCAAATTATAACTCAGAAATCCAAATAACAACAAATCCAACAAATTCCAGATTTGTTAGACCTGAAAGTACTTGAAGCTTGGATTTGGGACTCATTGGTAAAGACTCTTGACAAGCTCTGTTAGAAACAAGTTAAGGTTATATAGATTCTAACATCTAAACCTAAACCATGAAATTTTTCGAATGTTTAAACTGGTTTCTGATGTTGCTTTCCACGTTTTCATAGGTTCCAATAACTTTTGTCGATAGAGTATATGGAAGCTCAAAGCTGGGAGGATCGGAAATAGTAGAGTATCTGAAGGGACTTGTATACCTTCTGGTGACAACTTAAAATGGAGCCTAAGCAGTTGATCATGATAACCTCTTCACGTTTTGCAGAGACCTTTGATTAtagaaatttcaaatgatCAGATGACCTATTTTCTTCAATCTCACAGAAAATTGGCTTCAGCGAGCATTTTATCTTTACCTGTATCTGAACTATCGCATGACATATTGAATACAGTGTTGAAGACATATCATGTTGTATTTGACATGATATCTGACCAATGCAGGACATTATATGCATGactttttgaaatattgaatttaGTTTCACTCCTCGTAACATGGAGCTAACCCAGCAAATACAGGTAAGGATTTTCTACTCACCCAGTAATCTATATCCAGATGCAACCCAGAATCCTCATTACTAGAATCAGATAAGCCATAATAGCCTTAATCCCATAAATACTAATTTAGAGAATTTAGGTTAATTAACATTTAGATACGGAATAAGTAGCAGCCTTGGAGTCTTCTGTGTCAACCTCATCTCAACTGCATCATCACATCGTCTTTTCTTCATCctgcagaagaagaagaacaacaGTCTGAAGGGCCAATGTCTTATGACATGCCTGCTCAAATCTTGTGAAGTGTTAATATAGCTAAGAGTATACTTCTCTTACAGTAAGGTCCCATGTGTCAAACGTGGTAGATAAGAATCTTATGGATTTATAAGGGATTCATCTTCAGCAGTCGGCTCAGACTTTGATCTAAAGAAGGGAAGACCGGAGAAACCCATCTCCCTTAGTTTCAACACCAAGTACAGCACAATCCCGCATCCGAACCCCAAGGCAGCACTCGACCCCGTCAACGACACAGCAGCGCAAACCAGCATCACAAAAGACTCTTCCTTGGAATTCATATCCCTTGATGCCATTGCCAATTCAATCCCAGCAAAAAGCAACAGCACTCCAAGAATCCCCACTGGGAACGAACTCAGAATCCGCACAAATGAGTTCCCAAACAGCAAGCCAAGAACTAGTTTCCCCAATCCAAGAAACACCACAGATAGACCACTCCTCCCCCCAAAACGGTACTGCCCTGCCAGCCCTCCCGCGCCATGGCACACTGGCATTGCCCCAAACCAGCAGCCGACCAAGTTCATCAAA encodes:
- the LOC105164135 gene encoding dolichol-phosphate mannosyltransferase subunit 1 isoform X2; translation: MEEKEENKYSIIVPTYNERLNIALIVYLIFKHLQNVNFEIIVVDDGSPDGTQEIVKQLQQAYGEACILLRPRPKKLGLGTAYMHGLKHATGNFVVIMDADLSHHPKYLPSFIKKQRETGASIVTGTRYVKGGGVHGWNLMRKLTSRGANVLAQTLLWPGVSDLTGSFRLYKKSVLEDVISSCVSKGYVFQMEMIVRASRKGYHIEEVPITFVDRVYGSSKLGGSEIVEYLKGLVYLLVTT
- the LOC105164135 gene encoding dolichol-phosphate mannosyltransferase subunit 1 isoform X1, which translates into the protein MVLIRNSMEEKEENKYSIIVPTYNERLNIALIVYLIFKHLQNVNFEIIVVDDGSPDGTQEIVKQLQQAYGEACILLRPRPKKLGLGTAYMHGLKHATGNFVVIMDADLSHHPKYLPSFIKKQRETGASIVTGTRYVKGGGVHGWNLMRKLTSRGANVLAQTLLWPGVSDLTGSFRLYKKSVLEDVISSCVSKGYVFQMEMIVRASRKGYHIEEVPITFVDRVYGSSKLGGSEIVEYLKGLVYLLVTT